The bacterium nucleotide sequence TTTGTCATTTTACATTTTGATTTTTGAACTTTGAATTGTTTTAGTTGTTTCCTTAACAATCTCATTTAAAATTTTGACAACAGCGGTAGACGAAATAGTGGCTCCTGTGATAGCCTGAACATCAGTTTCTTTTTTATTTTTTTCGTTTTTTACAATACCGATAGAAACATCAGGTTCTAATTTCAAAGATTTCACTTGTGTTTTAAAAGGTTCTTCGCCGACTCTTGTCCCAAGTCCGGGCGTTTCCAAAGACTCAAGAATTTCCATACCTAAAAAAGATTTTAAATCCTTATCAAAACCAACAATTAATTTGATTTTGCCTTGAAAACCATTACCCTCTCCCACTACAGCATAGCCTAACATCTCCCCCTTTTCGTTTTCACCTTTATATATAGTTATGGTTTCCGTCTTTTTTATTTCTTTATAATTTTCAACCGAAGGAAGAACTTTTAAAATAGCATTTTTTAATTCAGACTGCTGGTTTTCGGCAATAGGAATTTTCGTAAAATTATACATTATCGCTAACGCTCCACCTGAAAATAAACAAACAGCTCCAAGTGCGACAAAAATTTGCAAAGATTTATTTTTCATTTTTTAGCTCGCCCCGTTAGAGATAGCTTCGACGATATGTCGGAGCATATATCTACCTTTTCAATATAAAAGAATCTTTTTCGCATTATTTTAAAAGTACTCCTATTTAACATAGTGCTTATTTTATCTCTAACGGGGTGAACCAAATTGTAAAGGAGCGGTAAATCTTTCTATCAAAGGAGTAAAGGCATTCATCATCAAAATAGAATACATAACTCCTTCGGGATATCCTCCCCATGTTCTTATGCTTATCGTTAAAATCCCCGCTCCTATTCCAAAAATCCATCTGCCCTTTTTTGTAATAGGTGAAGTTACAGGATCGGAAGCCATAAAAAAAGCGCCTATTAAAAGTCCCCCGCTTAAAACGTGAAACAAAGGTGTAGGATTAGCATTGTTTGAAAACCATAATAAAGAACTTACTATAAAAACCACTCCTATATAACCAAAAGGAATACGCCAATCAATATATTTTTTAATAATTAAATATACTGCGCCGATAAGCAAAGCCAAAGCAGAAACCTCGCCGATACATCCGCCCTTTGCCCCGATAAAAAGTTCCATATAAGAGGGCATATCGGGATTGGCAACTGCAAATTTTGGAAGCGCTAAAGCAAGCGGAGTAGCCATTGTAATTGTATCGCCCGAGAAAAAAGCATTGAATTTGCCTTCGGAAAAAAGTTTTGCGGTATTTAAAACAGGGACTTGCCAAGCAGTTGTTAAAACAGGGAAAGAAACAGAAAGGAACGCCCTTCCCAAAAGCGCAGGGTTAAAAATATTATACCCAAGCCCTCCGAAAACATGTTTACCAATTACAATTGAAACCACAGCACCTAACGAACCTGCCCATAACGGAAAAGTAGGAGGCAAGACCAAAGCCAAAAGTAGCCCCGTTAAAAAAGCGCTGCCGTCGGTTATTGTTAATGGCCTGTTTAAAATTTTCTGACAAATGGCTTCCGATAAAACCGCAGTAATAATACAAGTCAAAATTAAATATAACGCATGAGCCTGAAAAAAGAAAACACCCCAAACAACAGTTGGCAAAAGAGCAACTATAACACCCCACATCATTGATTTTACAGTAATGTTATCTCTTATATGAGGAGATGGGGATATAGTTAATTTATTCATTTTAGTTGAATATAATAGAGAAAATTTTCAAATTTGTAAACTCTACATCTAATATTATTGTCCTATTCCTGAACAACAGAAACCTTTCCTTTCCCTAAAATTTCTTCAATTTTATCCAAGAGAAGTTTATCCGGATTTACTTTTATATAATACCCCGCCAAAAGAACTGTTTCTTCAGAACCTTTGAGGATATGAAAATACACTTTGCTGTCCCCTCTTGAAATTCGCAAAATATTTTTTAAATTACCTAAAACATCTTCGGTTGCCTGCGATTCGTCAATATATATATGCATTGCTTGTTTTAATTTAGCAGGTTGTGATAATTGGGGTCCTGATTGCAATTTATTTATGACTTCGGAAATAAGTTTCAAGGAAGAAGCGATTATTTTAGATGAATCACCGTTTGCTTCTGCTTTGCCTACCACAATTACTTCCGCGCCGTTTACTATATTATTTTTTTCTTTTTCAAAAGCATCGGGAAACAATAAGACTTCTACGCTTCCTTTCAAATCCTCCAATGTGAATATAGCCATTCTCTTGCCTTCTTTTTTGGTGAATCTTTTCTTGATATTGCTTATTACTCCGGCTATTTTCACAGTTTTAGAACCGTTAAGTTTTGACAAAGCAACAGTGTCGCCACTTGTGCATTTTTTAAGCGCTTCCCCGTATTTAGTCAAAGGATGTCCTGTCAAATAAAATCCCAAAAGTTCTTTCTCAAATTGCAGAATTTCGGATTGGCTCCATTCCTGCACTTTGTAATTTTCGTCCGATTTTTCGCGTAAAGGAGCAGTGAAAAGCGCAATTTGTCCTTCTTTTTTGCCATATCTGGAATTAATTCCTTTTTCCAATACATTTATTAGATAAGCACGGTTTTTATCCAAACAGTCAAATGCACCGCATTTAATCAGACTCTCTATAACTTTTTTCGTAACTTTTCTAGAACCTATCCTTTCAAGAAAATCAATCATTGAAAGAAATTTTCCTTTTTCTTCTCTTGCGCTGATAATTTCTTGCACTGCCTGTTCTCCGACATTTTTTACCGCCAATAAGCCAAACCTTATGCTGTCTTCCACAACGGTAAAATTAATAGAACTTTCATTTATATCCGGATGAGAAACTTTTATATTCGTTTCATTGCATTCATTCATAATAATAGCCATCTTGTCTCTGTTTGCCTTTTCCGCATTTAGAAGCGCCGCCATAAACTCCAACAGAAAATTGGCTTTAAGATAAGCGGTTCTGTAAGAGACAAAAGCATAAGCCGTGCTGTGTGCCTTATTGAAACCATAGCCCGCAAAATGTGCCATGTAATCGAAAATTTTATCTGCTTTGGATTCCGTAATGCCGTTCTTCTTTGCTCCTTTTACAAATTGCGCTCTTTTTTCATCCATAACTTCAGGAATCTTTTTACCCATAGCCGACCTTAAATCATCGGCGTCAGCCAAAGAAAAATTAGCAATTTCCGAAGCTATTCGCATAACTTGTTCCTGATAAAGAATAATCCCGTAAGTTTCCTCCAGTATAGGTTTTAATAAGGGATGAGGATAAACAACGGCTT carries:
- a CDS encoding RnfABCDGE type electron transport complex subunit G, translating into MKNKSLQIFVALGAVCLFSGGALAIMYNFTKIPIAENQQSELKNAILKVLPSVENYKEIKKTETITIYKGENEKGEMLGYAVVGEGNGFQGKIKLIVGFDKDLKSFLGMEILESLETPGLGTRVGEEPFKTQVKSLKLEPDVSIGIVKNEKNKKETDVQAITGATISSTAVVKILNEIVKETTKTIQSSKIKM
- a CDS encoding RnfABCDGE type electron transport complex subunit D translates to MNKLTISPSPHIRDNITVKSMMWGVIVALLPTVVWGVFFFQAHALYLILTCIITAVLSEAICQKILNRPLTITDGSAFLTGLLLALVLPPTFPLWAGSLGAVVSIVIGKHVFGGLGYNIFNPALLGRAFLSVSFPVLTTAWQVPVLNTAKLFSEGKFNAFFSGDTITMATPLALALPKFAVANPDMPSYMELFIGAKGGCIGEVSALALLIGAVYLIIKKYIDWRIPFGYIGVVFIVSSLLWFSNNANPTPLFHVLSGGLLIGAFFMASDPVTSPITKKGRWIFGIGAGILTISIRTWGGYPEGVMYSILMMNAFTPLIERFTAPLQFGSPR